A genomic segment from Blastopirellula marina encodes:
- a CDS encoding protein kinase domain-containing protein, which yields MPDLADYAHLLPADLTLGERLQGTGVYGDVFRVEQASSSSIPLVVRFISTKDIGDQYHEPLAQRLELLSRGAMPHVSHIVRYGSQDNLLWVITDQYRSRLWDKLHPHEPALVADVERIFLQMVSGLETLHDLGISHGDMRSKNVFLSARGENEIAWVGDAAIGCFSWWTGSKILENDSLRYAIPGQEASSAGKPDFNHDLYALGLIGCELVLGHSFDRSSLEAIDKQLKNSNASYALRQLIVLLLRRGASKEPYRCGAVRSAWQDQMARQRQRSTNMLRVALAVMLLSIISLVWVEWLTHQTNLSLEAQLRDQLDAQTKLADKVGELEDQVRHLRQNPPQEPSVSPAADTTNNTEPSEAQKRWQEVVQKAENNASDKTATASDIWKAYAELKSSSDPKVSMFPGEVRGWSDSLRDRIMNDFYRTRRDDRLARLLNDYARAPWDHNAKEAVDARIDTLDQARDEWQLWADKSFSKSEVYEQLSLITNQSENEILAGWLKDLSSTKQPWNIRLIQGEAEEGWGKYRVVRIYVDGHQQGNRYNNTWKEETHHEYNPKNASNTMPFAWEPGQTFGLSLEQNGYAYNANMIYNAPFDGALALWKANAAGKTQNGLSVLKFQILNCPGPPSPYEIENSSDPTRSP from the coding sequence ATGCCTGATCTTGCGGACTATGCTCACCTGCTGCCAGCCGATCTTACTCTCGGCGAACGACTCCAAGGAACCGGCGTCTATGGTGATGTTTTCCGGGTCGAGCAAGCATCGTCTTCATCGATTCCATTAGTCGTCCGTTTCATCTCTACGAAAGATATCGGCGACCAGTACCACGAACCTCTGGCCCAACGTCTCGAACTTCTTTCCCGCGGGGCGATGCCGCACGTTTCGCACATCGTAAGGTATGGCTCGCAGGACAACCTGCTGTGGGTAATTACCGATCAATACCGATCGCGTCTGTGGGACAAACTGCATCCCCACGAGCCTGCCCTGGTAGCAGATGTCGAGCGAATCTTCCTGCAAATGGTGTCAGGGCTGGAAACGCTGCACGATCTGGGAATCTCGCACGGGGATATGCGATCGAAGAATGTCTTTCTTTCGGCCAGGGGCGAAAACGAGATTGCCTGGGTAGGGGATGCTGCGATCGGCTGTTTCTCGTGGTGGACCGGCAGCAAGATCCTCGAGAACGACTCGCTACGGTACGCGATACCAGGCCAAGAGGCGTCCTCTGCCGGCAAGCCAGACTTCAACCACGACCTGTACGCATTGGGCTTGATTGGCTGCGAGTTGGTACTAGGGCATTCTTTTGACCGCTCGAGCCTGGAAGCGATCGACAAACAGTTGAAGAACTCCAACGCTTCGTACGCGTTACGTCAGCTCATCGTGCTGCTGCTTCGCCGGGGGGCCAGCAAAGAGCCCTATCGGTGCGGTGCCGTGCGTTCAGCGTGGCAAGATCAAATGGCACGCCAGCGGCAGCGATCGACGAACATGCTACGCGTCGCCCTAGCGGTCATGCTGTTGAGCATCATTTCGCTGGTCTGGGTCGAATGGCTGACCCACCAAACGAACCTCAGCCTGGAAGCTCAGCTGCGTGATCAGCTCGACGCTCAAACGAAGCTCGCAGATAAGGTTGGCGAACTTGAGGACCAGGTCCGGCATCTACGCCAAAATCCACCGCAAGAACCGAGTGTTTCTCCTGCCGCTGACACCACTAACAACACCGAGCCTAGCGAGGCTCAAAAACGCTGGCAGGAAGTCGTTCAGAAAGCGGAGAACAACGCCAGCGACAAGACGGCCACTGCTTCTGACATCTGGAAAGCATATGCCGAACTCAAGAGTTCGAGCGATCCGAAAGTTAGCATGTTCCCTGGAGAGGTACGTGGATGGAGTGATTCATTGCGGGACAGGATCATGAATGATTTCTATCGAACCCGTCGCGATGATCGCTTGGCGCGTCTGCTGAACGACTACGCCCGAGCGCCCTGGGATCACAATGCGAAAGAAGCCGTCGACGCAAGGATCGACACACTCGATCAAGCCCGGGACGAATGGCAATTATGGGCTGACAAAAGCTTCTCGAAGAGTGAAGTCTATGAACAACTTAGCTTAATTACGAATCAATCCGAAAACGAAATACTGGCGGGTTGGCTGAAGGATTTAAGTTCGACCAAACAACCGTGGAACATTCGACTCATCCAAGGCGAGGCAGAAGAAGGCTGGGGCAAATACCGTGTTGTCCGTATCTATGTCGACGGGCACCAGCAAGGCAACCGCTACAACAACACGTGGAAAGAAGAAACGCACCACGAATACAATCCCAAAAACGCATCCAACACGATGCCTTTCGCCTGGGAACCTGGCCAGACGTTTGGCCTAAGCCTGGAGCAAAATGGCTATGCCTATAATGCCAACATGATCTACAACGCTCCCTTCGATGGTGCCCTGGCCCTATGGAAAGCCAATGCTGCCGGGAAGACACAAAACGGCTTGTCGGTGCTGAAATTTCAAATCCTCAATTGCCCCGGGCCACCTTCCCCCTACGAAATCGAAAACTCCTCGGACCCCACGAGATCCCCATGA